The sequence TTCATTACTGGTCAAGGTTGAAAATGTGCTGCAAGCACCTTACATTGGGGAATTGCGCAGGCAAATCACAAATACCCAAGCCACCATAGCTAGGCTGAGAACGAACGAAAATTACTCTGAGAACCACCCTCAAATGAAGCTCCTGCAGGAAGAGTTGGCAAAAACCAAGAATACACTTGATACTGAGATACAGAAATTCATCGCCATTTCCTTGAGTCAGGACCCCCTGTCTGCGCGTAATGAAGTGCTGATGAGAATTGTCCAAGCGGAAGTGGAACTGGAAATCGCGCGCACTCATGTGAACGGCTTGGAACAGACCAAAGCTATCTTCGAAGATCGTCTGATCACCCTGCCAGACAAAGAGTTGGAATATGCCCGTTTATTAAGGAGCATGACCCTGGACGAAAAGATATACGGCATCATGATGGAAAAATATGAAGATGCCCGCATCGCCGAACAGGCCAAGATAGGTAACATTCGTGTCCTGGATTATGCGGAAATGCCCAGCGCTCCAATCAAACCGCGCGTATCGATGAACATGCTGGTGGGTCTTTTTCTTGGCCTCGGCCTTGGCATTGGCGCTGCTTTCCTGGTCCACTCCCTCGATACCAAGCTCCGCACATTGGAAGACATGGAAAACTATGTCCGCCTTCCTATCATGGGAACCATACCTGTCATCCAGGAGTCGGAATCCCGGATCGTTGAGTTCAATAATATGATCGAGCAAGCTGAGGGCGAAAACAAGGAACAACTTAGTAAATCACTACATTTCGTGATGATGCAGTTGGTTTCTCACTACGCGCCAAAATCTCCCATTGCGGAATCGTACCGTACCCTACGAACCAACATTTTATCAAAAAAACCAGCTGGCAGCACCACCCTACTGATCACGTCCTCCGGCCCGAAAGAAGGTAAGTCCACAACTATCGTGAACCTTGCCATCACACTGTCTCAGATGAACTCCAAAGTGATACTGGTTGACATGGATATGCGTCGCCCCATGGTCCATAATAAATTCGGGGTGGAGAAGGAAAACGGTCTCAGCGATTATCTGATCGATAATGACGTCCCGCTTGAACAAGTTGTCAAAGCTTCGGGCATCCCGAACCTGGATGTGATCACCAGTGGTTTCATCCCCCCCAACCCATCGGAACTGATCTCCTCATCCCAAACTGATAAATTGATCGAAGACCTCAGGGCCCGCTACGATTTCATCCTCTTTGACACACCACCCATCATTGCAGTTACGGATGCGCTTATTCTAACAAAAAAGGTTGACCTTACCTTCATCGTGGTTCGCTGCGGCTACACCGAGAAAGGTATCATCAAACGCACTAAGGAGCAGATGGAGAATATTGATGCCACAATCGACGGCATCATAGTCAACGGTGTTTACGTTCAAAAATATTACAGCAAACAGAATTACTACTATTATTACTACTATTATTACTACTACTATGGAGAAGACATTCCCCAGAAGCATAAAAAAAGCGCAGCACGCTTCTTACGCAAAAATAAACCTGTTTCTTGAGGTTCTGGGGAAGCTCCCCGAGAACTATCATGAAATCGAGACACTGCTCTGCAGTGTCTCTCTTTGTGATACACTCAAATATGTTTTGACAAAAAGGCCGGGTATAGAAATATGGTCTAACTTGCTTGGAATGGCCGCAAAGAGCAATCTGGTCTTCAAAGTGGCGCAGTATCTGCTGGACAAATTCCAACCGAACTCTGGCGTGGATATCCACTTAGAGAAAAGGATCCCCATTGCGGCTGGTTTAGGTGGCGGAAGCAGCAATGCCGCGGTTACTCTAAGAACCCTGAACGTTCTTTGGGACCTAAAGTTGAGCTTGGACGACCTGAAGCATATCGCCGCTCAGTTTGGTAGCGATATTCCCTATTTCCTGCATGGCGGGACAGCTTGGGGCACCCACCGGGGTGAAGTGATCGAACAACGGCCTGATATCCAGTTGCAGCTTCTGTTGGTAAATCCGGGAATCGGAATTTCCAGTGCTGAAGCCTATGCCTTGCTACCTGCTAACACAAACAGGGACAGGAAAAGGCTTGATCGGACCGATGGTTACGATTGGCTTTTCAATCGCCTTGAACCCGGCATCAGGCAAGCCTATCCGGTGGTGGATCGGCTGCTTAACGATTTATCCAACGCGGGTGCCAACGCCGCGATCATGAGTGGAAGCGGATCAACCTGCTTCGGAGTTTTTGAGGATGCCGCAAAAATGGCGGCATGCCAGCGAAACTTTAACCGAATAGGTTACTGGACACAAATAGTAAGGACGATATCGAGGAAAGAATACGAAAGTGAATTCAAAGCTTAAGTTGCTCACGGGAAAAGCCAACCGGCCTTTGGCTGAAGAGGTGGCGCGCTTTGCCGGTGTGCCTCTGGCTGATATCGATCTGTTCAAATTTGCCAATGATGAGTCTTTCGTGAAGATCAACGACAACGTCCGGGGCGCCGATGTATTCATCATCCAGTCCACTTGCCGTCCAGTTAATGACAATCTGATGGACCTTTTAATCATGATTGACGCTTTAAAGCGGGCATCCGCCCAAAGGATCAACTGCGTAATTCCTTATTACGCCTACGCCCGCTCCGACAAAAAGGACCAACCCCGGGTGCCGATAACGGCCAAACTGGTGGCCGATTTGCTCACGGTGGCCGGTGCCGACAGGATCATCACGGTCGACCTACACGCAGAGCAAATCCAGGGGTTCTTTAATATCCCGGTGGACCATCTCTATTCCATACCCACGTTTGCCCGTTTTTTCCTCAGCATGGGTATTGAAAATCCTGTTGTGGTTTCCCCTGATTCAGGTGGCGCCAACCGTGCCCGGGCTCTGGCCAAGAGACTCAACTGCGGTCTGGCCATTGGTGATAAACGCCGCACCGGAAATGATGACCATGCCATCCTGCTGAACATTATCGGAGATGTTGCCGGCAAAACGGCCATCCTTTTCGACGACATCATCGACACCGGAGGCAGCTTGGTCAAGATCGCCGAGGTGTTGAATAATTACGATGTCAAAAAAATCTATGCTGCCTGCACCCACGGAGTTCTTTCCGGAAAGGTTGTTCAAAGCATTGAAAACTCGCCGCTGGAAAAGCTCTTTGTCACAAACACAATCCCCCTTTCCGCGGAAGCGGCCAGTTGCCCCAAGATTGTGCAGCTTTCCATTGCGGAAATGCTGGCCATCGCCATCAAGAAAGTACATATAGAGGAATCTCTCAGTATTCTGTTCAAATAGATATTGAGAATGGAGGAATAAATGATATTTACTATCGAAGCACAACCCAAACAAACCAGCAAGAAAAGCGAAATTAATGCCCTGCGCCGTCAGGGAATGATCCCTGCTGTTCTTTATGGCAAAACGGTCGAATCCACACCCATTGCGATAGACCGCGCTAAGTTTCTGCAGTACTACAAGCAAAGCTTCAGCGAACTGACTTTTTACGAGATAGTCCTGAATGGTAACAAATACCATACCATCCTCAAGGACAAACTCGTACACCCCGTAACCCGCAACATCCTTCACATCGATTTCATGGTGGTGGAAGAATCCGCAGAAATGGAATTCGAGATCCCCATTCAAATTGTGGGCGAAGCCATCGGCACCAAAGAAGGTGGATTCTTGGATGTGATTCAAAGAACGGTGAAGATCAGTTGCAAAGCCAAGGATGTTCCCGAAGAGATCAGTCTGGACGTCTCCGATCTCAAAGTCGGGGACACTCTCCATATAAGGAACTTGCCCACAGGCAATTGGCAATACAAAGACCAAGACGACATCACCCTGGTGGTTGTGCACGGCAAGAAAGCCGAGGAAGCTCCCGCTGAGGGTGAAGAACCCGCTGCCGAGGAACCCAAGCCCGAACAATGAAGCTGATCATGGGACTGGGGAACATCGGCAAGGAATATGAGCTCTCACGCCACAATACCGGCTTCCTCTGTCTCGAGCTTTGGGCCAAAAGACACCACAAGGCTTTCAAGCATGGCTGCCAGTTCGATTATCTTCGCCACCGCGAAGCTTGCCTGATCAAACCCAACACCTACATGAACAGATCCGGCCAAGCGTTGGCGGAAGCGCGCAGGAAATGGAAATTCTCCGAAGCCCTGGTGGTCCATGATGACATCGAACTGCCCCTGGCCAGTCTGCGTTTGAGAAATGGCGGCGGGGACGGCGGCCACAACGGCATGGGATCATTGCTGGAAATCATGCCTGCAGAAGACCTGAAACGGATCAGGGTGGGGATAGGTCGCGACGACTCCAACCCCCGGGATTACGTTTTGGAAAGCTTTTCCCAATCAGAGCTGCAACTGCTGCAACCTGCGCTGGAAAAGGCTTGTGAACTTATAGACGAATATATACGCGGCGATTTCAACTCGGTGTTGAACGCCTATAGCGTTTGGAAAAAATCCTGTTCCGGGGAGGAAAATCCCGGAAACAAATGTCCAAAGGAGATAGACAATGGTAAAGAACTATGAACTTATGGTGATCATCTCACCTAAGCTCAGCGAAGAGGAAGCTGCTGCCCTGAACGAAAGCATCCTCAACCTCGCCAAAGAACAAAACGGAGAGATCGTGAAAACCGATCCCTGGGGCAAGCGAATGCTGGCTTATCCCATCGACAAACACACTGAAGCTTATTACTTCGTGAATTATCTCAGCATGGAAGCTGCTGGTGTGAAAGGCATCAAACAACAGCTGAACATCAATGAGCAGGTGCTCCGGCACATGTTCATCGTGAAGGAACAATAGGAGGAAAAATGGCAGACCTAAAGTTACCCCGGTTGAACAGAGTAATCATTGCCGGCCGCATCACCAGGGATCTTGAGCTAAAGTACACCCCCAAGGGAAGCCCGGTTGTGAATTTCTCGGTGGCCATGGACAAGCGTTTCAGAGACGAATCCGATCAATGGCAATCAGTTCCAGTTTATGTGGATGTAGTGGCTTGGAACCAAACGGCTGAGAACATCTGCAAACAGGCCAACAAAGGCACCGCAGTACTGGTTGAGGGCAAGATCGATACCAGGTCTTATACCGACCAAAATAATATTAACCGCAAGGTTTTCGAAATCATTGCTGATTTCATCCAGACCCTCGAATGGAAACCCAGGGAAGAAGTTGGAGAACCGCCCCTGCCTGAAGAACCACCACACACCGGTGCTGATTCCACCAACGACGATGTACCCTTTTGATTTGGAGTAGAAAATGAACCTGACAGACAGAAAAAAGAGATTTAGCCGCAAGAAATACTGCCGCTTTTGTGCCAATAAAGAGCTCGTGATAGATTACAAGAACCTTGACACTCTGCGCCAATTCATCTCCGATGTGGGCAAGATAGATCCCGCCCGCATGACCGGAACCTGTGCCAAGCACCAAAGGAAGCTGACCACCGAAATCAAGCGCGCCCGCCAAATGGCGCTGCTTCCATTCGTGATCGAATAGTGCCCATTATCGCCTTGCTCCTGGGTGCCATGGCAACCATCAGCCCCTTCATGGGCCTGCTTCTGATGCTGATCAGCCTCCGTGGCCTGTTGCTACGGAGCGGGGGCAAAATCTTATCCAGGGCTTTGCTCTGGTTGGTTTTCCCGGTCCTGCTGGGCTCTTTTACCCTGCGGCAACCGGGCTCCTTGCTGATCGTTTCCGATGCAGTGTTCGGTGCCGGATTGGTTTCCCTGCTGTATCTCTACAGCCTCACCCGGCAGGGAAAACCGGCGATGGCGCTGGTCCACGGAGCGATACTGGTCATCGTCTATGGAGCGCTGAGGTTCTTCCTGTTTAGAACCCAGCTCATTGCGGCGCACGACTTGGCTTTGGCCGAAATGAACAAACTTGTTCCCCAGATGATGCAACTGGCGAAAACCCAAAACACCCTGGCTATCACCCGTTTTCTGCTGCCGGCCAGTTGGACCGTCACTCAGCTACTGGCTCTCACAGCTGGGCATCTGGCCTTTCTGCATCTGAGCGGGGTAAGATCAATCCTTAGGGAATTCAGCCTACCTGCCTGGTATAATCTCTTGATCCTGGCAGTTTTGCCGCTGTATTTCATCTCTCCGCTGCGCGAAGTATTGGTAAACACTCTGCTCGCATTGTGCTTTTTGCCTCTTGTGCAGGGCATTGGCGTGATTCTGAACTGGTTTTCACGCCTCGTCTCCAATCCTCTTGTCACTTTGCTGGTGATCGCGCTGGCATTATTAAACCTGATCCTGGTCGCCCTTTTGGGATTTGCCGATACCTGGCTCGACTTCAGGAAAATAAGAATTAAAGGAACATACGCATGAAAGTCATCCTCTTGAATCACATAGAAAAGTTGGGCAAGAAAGGTGAAGTCGTCTCCGTAAAAAGAGGATTCGCCAGAAACTACCTAATTCCCCGCAAGCTGGCCATCTATGCCACTCCCCAGAACATGAAACACCTCAGTGCCATCCAGAATCAGGCCGCGGAAGAAGAAGAAAAGCTGATCGAGGAACTGAAAAAGCTTGACGCCAAGATTAGAACCCTTAGTTTGGTTTTTGTCCGTAAAGTGGACGAACATGACAGCATGTTCGGCTCCGTGTCTGAGATAGACATTGTGAATGAACTGGCCGCGCAGGACGTTAATATCCACAAATCCGCGGTCCTGATGGAAAAGAACATCAAAAGCCTAGGCGAAACTGTTGTTCAGATTCGTCTGCACAAGGATATCGTGTCGGAACTGAAAGTTCTGGTCGAGAAAGAAGCCAGGGATGAAGCTGTGGAAGAACAAGTTGCCGCTCCGGCGGTGGATGAATCCACTCCGGTGGAACCTGAAATCCCGGCTGAACCCGATGCTGTTGCTGAAGTGGTCGAAACAGAAGAACCGAAACCAACTGAAGACGAAATATAAACTGGGAGAAACCCATGAAAAACACTCTGTTTAACATCACCAGGGTCCTGGCGGTGGTCGTGATGATCGGAGCTTTGTCCCTGATCGGAGCCGGCAACCCCAAAGTGCTGCCCTTTTCCGTTCTTTTCTTTGTCGCGGTGTTCGCGATAGTTTACCTGCTAAATAGCTACGCCAAGAAAAACGAGCGGGAGGGAAAAGCCGGGGCGGGAGCCAAACCGATTGTGCAATTGATCGTGGTGATCCTCTTTGTCGCAATAGTTTCCGTTTTGGGTTATCTGCGCCACGGCATCCTGGGCTATTTGGTTATGTTCGCCTTTATTGCAGCCGTTTTTGGGCTTATCTATCTGGCGATCAAAAACCGACAGCGCCACTTTGAGCTCACCTCGTCCAATCCTATGACGAAAAAGATTCTGGCCGCGGTCACCGGCATCCTGGCAATCGCCCTGCCTGTCATTATGGTGCTCGCCAGCAAGCTCTTCAAGCCTGACGCCATTTCTGTGATCGTCACTATCATAGCCACCCTGGTGTTCATCGCCCTGAATGTGCTGGCCCTGACTCTGATCAACCGCAAGGGCAGTCTGTCTGCCTCTGTGATTGGGTACATTCTGGTCATCCTGGCGGCAATTCTCCCCGGGATCATGGTGCTTATGGTCACAAACGATTCCGGAGCTTTTGCCAAGACCTATCTGGCGGCTTTGGTAGCCGCGGTCCTGGCATATTTCTCGCTTACCCAGTTTGAAAAAGTTGACTGATCCGGCCTCGGCCGGATCGGTCTTTTTACCCCAAGGAAGGTGGTAAAACGTGGCCTTCAGCCCTGTTTCCAGCTTGCTAAAGCAGGTATTGACCCAGATCGGCGGTGATAAATACCAGCCTTTCATTCTGCTTTACCAGGGCTGGAAGGACGTTGTGGGCGAACTCCTGGCCTCACGTTCCCACCCCTTCCGTTTTCACGATTCAGTCCTCTACGTGGCTGTGCAAAACAATTCCTGGCTGCAGGAACTTTATCTGCGCAAAGCGGAAATCCTGCGCCAATGCAGGGCAATGATACCCCAGGAGATCAGGGACATTATTTTTCTAATCAGGAGTTGATAATGGCGGAAGTGCGAATCGCGGCCTCGGTATTATCCTGTGATTTTGGCAATCTGGAGAGGGAGTTGGCCGCGGTGAGCAGCGCTGATATGCTTCATCTTGATATCATGGACGGGCATTATGTGCCCAATCTTTCTTTTGGCCAGCCTCTTGTCTCCAGGATAAGGCAGCTTTCCGATTTGCCCCTGGACGCCCATCTGATGGTCACCAATCCCGCCGCCTATGTTGACCCCCTGGCTGATCTCGGGGTCCAGTGGTTGAGTTTCCACCAGGAGTGCGAATACCACGTTCACAGATTGGTGCAACGGATCAAGAGCCGCGGCATGAAGGCCGGAATAGCCCTCAATCCGGCAGTGCCGCTCTCCACTCTGGATTCCATCCTGCCCGAACTGGATTACGTCCTGCTAATGAGCGTCAATCCCGGGTTTTCCGGGCAGAAATTCATCCCCTCGGTACTGGATAAAACAGCCACCCTCAGCGAAATGATCGCGCGGCGCGGCTTGCCCACCCTTATTGAGGTCGATGGCGGCGTTAACGCTGAAACGGCTCCCGGCCTGATTTCCAGCGGTGCCGGCATCCTCGTATCCGCCTCCCACATTTTCAGTTCCCACGATCGCGCGGCAGCCATCCACTCTCTTAGGGTGAGTTAACCGCGATGCCTATATTTTTAAATAGCCGTTCCGCAACCATTTTGCATCCATGCAAATATCGCGGCTTTCAACCTTTCATGTCTGTGCCCCGAGGAACCGGCCCATACGCCTCCTTAGGCCCCAATCATACGTTGCGTGAACGCCTCCCGCATAATACTCGCATTTCGTGCGGGGATTATCCGGGACGCGTGCGGGATGCGAACAAGCTCGGGTTAAGGACGGATTCAGGATCGTCCAACGGCCTCATAGTTAGTTGATAGATAATGATAATAAGCATCGGGACCCTTTATGTTTAGCAATCTCTCAGAAAAACTGGATAAAGTCTTCCGCAACATCCGCGGCAAGGGCTATCTAACCGAACAGAACATCAAAGACGCGCTGCGCGAGATTCGGCTGGCACTTTTGGAAGCGGATGTCAATTTCCGCATTGTGAAAAACTTCGTGGCGGAAGTGGAAAAGCGCGCGCTTGGCGCCGAGGTTATGAAGTCCCTCACGCCTGGGCAACAGGTTATCAAGATAGTTCACGAACAGCTCATCGCGCTGATGGACACCGAGGGCTTCGAGCTCAAGGCCTACAACAACAAGCTCACCAAAATCATGCTGGTGGGTTTGCAGGGCTCGGGCAAAACCACCGCCTGCGCCAAGCTGGCCCTGCATTTCAGGAAAAAGAACATCAAGCCGATGATGGTTGCCTGTGACGTTCACCGTCCCGCCGCCATCGACCAGCTGCAAATCCTGGGCAAGCAGATTAACATCCCCGTGATCGCGGAAGACAGCAAAGACGTGCTGCGGATAGCCGATACCGCTCTGCGCCAGGCCCAGAAGGACCTTATCAACCTGCTCGTGTTTGACACCGCGGGACGCCTGCACATCGACGAAGTGATGATGGATGAGGTGGTGCGGCTCAAATCCTTTGTCAAGCCAGATTACATCTTCTTCGTAGCGGATGCCATGACCGGACAGGAAGCGGTGAACGTGGCCAAGGAGTTTTATGACAAACTGGCCTTCGACGCCGTTATCCTAACCAAGCTGGACGGTGACGCCCGCGGCGGTGCGGCTCTTTCCATCAAAGCAGTCACCGAGCGCCCGGTTGCCTTTGTGGGCGTCGGCGAAAAACTCAATGACCTTGAGGTTTTCCATCCGGACCGCATGGCCTCGAGAATTTTGGGCATGGGCGATGTGCTCAGCCTGATCGAAAAGGCGGAGGAAGCGGTTGACGCCAAGGAAAGCGAGAAACTGGCCAAAAAGATGCTCAAAAACCAGTTCACCTTGAACGACTTTCTCAAGCAA is a genomic window of Candidatus Cloacimonadota bacterium containing:
- a CDS encoding polysaccharide biosynthesis tyrosine autokinase gives rise to the protein MDQNNQLSIVPQPEEIKISDYLRILLQYRYLIILIFVVVLAGTIIYTLRQPRIYSASGRILMENQSSGADILLLTNQGGGKNSINNQIELMRSKPILNAAYEIMKKNPDWESYPISGSAYPVGNLRRIQISSKRDTDILNLSFESTNRGEAMAAVNAIADAVQQQNTQMARLEFTTIREFLGEQLDLISRRLQISEDDLRAFKNENKLIEISETTRKWIEQTTQVESQYEAALTEQAVKAKTLDVLRKQLQDQDSLLVKVENVLQAPYIGELRRQITNTQATIARLRTNENYSENHPQMKLLQEELAKTKNTLDTEIQKFIAISLSQDPLSARNEVLMRIVQAEVELEIARTHVNGLEQTKAIFEDRLITLPDKELEYARLLRSMTLDEKIYGIMMEKYEDARIAEQAKIGNIRVLDYAEMPSAPIKPRVSMNMLVGLFLGLGLGIGAAFLVHSLDTKLRTLEDMENYVRLPIMGTIPVIQESESRIVEFNNMIEQAEGENKEQLSKSLHFVMMQLVSHYAPKSPIAESYRTLRTNILSKKPAGSTTLLITSSGPKEGKSTTIVNLAITLSQMNSKVILVDMDMRRPMVHNKFGVEKENGLSDYLIDNDVPLEQVVKASGIPNLDVITSGFIPPNPSELISSSQTDKLIEDLRARYDFILFDTPPIIAVTDALILTKKVDLTFIVVRCGYTEKGIIKRTKEQMENIDATIDGIIVNGVYVQKYYSKQNYYYYYYYYYYYYGEDIPQKHKKSAARFLRKNKPVS
- the ispE gene encoding 4-(cytidine 5'-diphospho)-2-C-methyl-D-erythritol kinase yields the protein MEKTFPRSIKKAQHASYAKINLFLEVLGKLPENYHEIETLLCSVSLCDTLKYVLTKRPGIEIWSNLLGMAAKSNLVFKVAQYLLDKFQPNSGVDIHLEKRIPIAAGLGGGSSNAAVTLRTLNVLWDLKLSLDDLKHIAAQFGSDIPYFLHGGTAWGTHRGEVIEQRPDIQLQLLLVNPGIGISSAEAYALLPANTNRDRKRLDRTDGYDWLFNRLEPGIRQAYPVVDRLLNDLSNAGANAAIMSGSGSTCFGVFEDAAKMAACQRNFNRIGYWTQIVRTISRKEYESEFKA
- a CDS encoding ribose-phosphate pyrophosphokinase, producing MNSKLKLLTGKANRPLAEEVARFAGVPLADIDLFKFANDESFVKINDNVRGADVFIIQSTCRPVNDNLMDLLIMIDALKRASAQRINCVIPYYAYARSDKKDQPRVPITAKLVADLLTVAGADRIITVDLHAEQIQGFFNIPVDHLYSIPTFARFFLSMGIENPVVVSPDSGGANRARALAKRLNCGLAIGDKRRTGNDDHAILLNIIGDVAGKTAILFDDIIDTGGSLVKIAEVLNNYDVKKIYAACTHGVLSGKVVQSIENSPLEKLFVTNTIPLSAEAASCPKIVQLSIAEMLAIAIKKVHIEESLSILFK
- a CDS encoding 50S ribosomal protein L25, with protein sequence MIFTIEAQPKQTSKKSEINALRRQGMIPAVLYGKTVESTPIAIDRAKFLQYYKQSFSELTFYEIVLNGNKYHTILKDKLVHPVTRNILHIDFMVVEESAEMEFEIPIQIVGEAIGTKEGGFLDVIQRTVKISCKAKDVPEEISLDVSDLKVGDTLHIRNLPTGNWQYKDQDDITLVVVHGKKAEEAPAEGEEPAAEEPKPEQ
- a CDS encoding aminoacyl-tRNA hydrolase; the encoded protein is MKLIMGLGNIGKEYELSRHNTGFLCLELWAKRHHKAFKHGCQFDYLRHREACLIKPNTYMNRSGQALAEARRKWKFSEALVVHDDIELPLASLRLRNGGGDGGHNGMGSLLEIMPAEDLKRIRVGIGRDDSNPRDYVLESFSQSELQLLQPALEKACELIDEYIRGDFNSVLNAYSVWKKSCSGEENPGNKCPKEIDNGKEL
- the rpsF gene encoding 30S ribosomal protein S6 translates to MVKNYELMVIISPKLSEEEAAALNESILNLAKEQNGEIVKTDPWGKRMLAYPIDKHTEAYYFVNYLSMEAAGVKGIKQQLNINEQVLRHMFIVKEQ
- a CDS encoding single-stranded DNA-binding protein — its product is MADLKLPRLNRVIIAGRITRDLELKYTPKGSPVVNFSVAMDKRFRDESDQWQSVPVYVDVVAWNQTAENICKQANKGTAVLVEGKIDTRSYTDQNNINRKVFEIIADFIQTLEWKPREEVGEPPLPEEPPHTGADSTNDDVPF
- a CDS encoding 30S ribosomal protein S18, whose translation is MNLTDRKKRFSRKKYCRFCANKELVIDYKNLDTLRQFISDVGKIDPARMTGTCAKHQRKLTTEIKRARQMALLPFVIE
- a CDS encoding 50S ribosomal protein L9, with the protein product MKVILLNHIEKLGKKGEVVSVKRGFARNYLIPRKLAIYATPQNMKHLSAIQNQAAEEEEKLIEELKKLDAKIRTLSLVFVRKVDEHDSMFGSVSEIDIVNELAAQDVNIHKSAVLMEKNIKSLGETVVQIRLHKDIVSELKVLVEKEARDEAVEEQVAAPAVDESTPVEPEIPAEPDAVAEVVETEEPKPTEDEI
- a CDS encoding DUF721 domain-containing protein, giving the protein MAFSPVSSLLKQVLTQIGGDKYQPFILLYQGWKDVVGELLASRSHPFRFHDSVLYVAVQNNSWLQELYLRKAEILRQCRAMIPQEIRDIIFLIRS
- the rpe gene encoding ribulose-phosphate 3-epimerase, with product MAEVRIAASVLSCDFGNLERELAAVSSADMLHLDIMDGHYVPNLSFGQPLVSRIRQLSDLPLDAHLMVTNPAAYVDPLADLGVQWLSFHQECEYHVHRLVQRIKSRGMKAGIALNPAVPLSTLDSILPELDYVLLMSVNPGFSGQKFIPSVLDKTATLSEMIARRGLPTLIEVDGGVNAETAPGLISSGAGILVSASHIFSSHDRAAAIHSLRVS
- the ffh gene encoding signal recognition particle protein, whose protein sequence is MFSNLSEKLDKVFRNIRGKGYLTEQNIKDALREIRLALLEADVNFRIVKNFVAEVEKRALGAEVMKSLTPGQQVIKIVHEQLIALMDTEGFELKAYNNKLTKIMLVGLQGSGKTTACAKLALHFRKKNIKPMMVACDVHRPAAIDQLQILGKQINIPVIAEDSKDVLRIADTALRQAQKDLINLLVFDTAGRLHIDEVMMDEVVRLKSFVKPDYIFFVADAMTGQEAVNVAKEFYDKLAFDAVILTKLDGDARGGAALSIKAVTERPVAFVGVGEKLNDLEVFHPDRMASRILGMGDVLSLIEKAEEAVDAKESEKLAKKMLKNQFTLNDFLKQLQSIKKMGSLESIIRMIPGLGHKLPADLKIDDNALKHVEAIIQSMTDRERERPDILNGSRRLRIAKGCGRSVMEVNRLLRQFEDMKKMMKKFSTPQGMKDFEKLMSK